One window of Triplophysa rosa linkage group LG10, Trosa_1v2, whole genome shotgun sequence genomic DNA carries:
- the shprh gene encoding E3 ubiquitin-protein ligase SHPRH isoform X2, producing the protein MTSSSLVMENEEEECDTDLERQNVEELYDYVRHLHQTEEAEPSFDAQHPGLIPVLRAYQRQAVNWMLKREKKNSSSSQGQRLHFLWREVVTVCGKKLFYNPYTGCLIREFPLAGVDWPGGILADEMGLGKTVEVLALILCHTRQNLEHGALALPVGQSVNYFVPPPPLERQRTIEREVRPKEKIVYPAVREMLLTAIQEMKVGKGASVNAIFTYLRTAYKYDTLKNRNHIKKILSKLMSENIVQQIKGRGLAGSFKLGKNYKEKKKKPATPRSKSTETATPRRTSRRVSGQEKEATMTSYTTASDSEDTLSSVEPPLLAEELKSEPKSLLESHTTQHKTSEDTTDEDDKETAVCLQDEPKREATEISKPEPGTPTRASVFPFNTSDYRFECICGELGLVDCKARVQCLNCLLWQHAECVNYKEENLETTPFYCPHCLVAMKPVSTGATLIISPSPICHQWVDEINRHIHTSSLRVLVYQGVKRHGFIQPHILAEQDVVITTYDVLRTELNYVDIPHSNSIDGRRFRNQKRYMAVPSPLVAVEWWRICLDEAQMVECTTAKAAEMALRLTSVNRWCVSGTPVQRGLEDLYGLILFLGVDPYWVKYWWDQLLYRPYRHGNTGPLYSVIGQLLWRSAKKDVIDQIQIPPQTEEIHWLNFSPVEGHFYHRQHEVCSQDALLKLRKISDWSLKLGSLDRRTVSTILYPLLRLRQACCHPQAVRGEFLPFQKSTMTMEELLKSLQKKCRVECEEAHRQLVCALNGLAGIHIIRGEFVEAVEMYREVLRSSEEHKERLKTDSLQRLHASHNLMELLNAKHPGIPPTLRDDRLKDEAEQLKQHYMAKVNSEVSEAHQNLQPVLQHIKELKRKVNLRAPWWLDVIQQTIQHSTDDDLVSRIQNELTCSYKQEANKLSMADKFRDGRGLQFLLSTQMDDLMKSQKTVQDAVKKLEGPPSQQVIEEATLCHLRPVRLPLNNCVFCKADELFTDYESKLFSHTVKGQTAIFEEMIEDEDGLVDDRLPTTSRGLWAASEMERALKTILSFAKIRRMESGLTEEGNAFMELFESWKKEYKLLHEYWMSLRDHVSAKDELGMATERLRVRLPGEPKPKVLHIIEPHEVEQNRVKLINDRAVAKSQLQKKLGQFLYLTNLEKSQDKSTGGLNPEPCPICARPLGQEWAVLTCGHCFCNECIAIIVEQYSFGNRRRAIKCAICRQTTSHSEISYVFTTQSADQGQDIPVKGSHSTKVEAVVRVLKKIQMSDPGAKSLVFSTWQGVLDIIAKALFDNNMEFAQINGIHKFQENLSAFKYEEKINILLLPLHTGSNGLNIIEATHVLLVEPILNPAHELQAIGRVHRIGQTKPTFVHRFLIKSTIEERMQAMLKTAEKTHSSTPMKHSEASVFTVADLAELFTEDGEALE; encoded by the exons ATGACTTCATCATCCCTG GTGATGGAGAATGAGGAGGAGGAGTGCGACACAGATCTAGAACGTCAGAACGTCGAGGAACTGTATGATTATGTCAGACATCTCCACCAGACGGAGGAGGCGGAGCCGAGCTTTGACGCCCAGCACCCGGGTCTCATCCCGGTTCTGAGAGCCTATCAGAGGCAAGCGGTCAACTGGATgctgaagagagagaagaagaacaGCAGCAGCTCTCAGg GACAAAGATTGCACTTTCTTTGGCGAGAAGTGGTCACAGTTTGTGGCAAGAAACTCTTTTACAATCCCTACACCGGATG CTTGATCCGAGAGTTTCCTCTGGCCGGAGTCGACTGGCCCGGCGGGATCCTTGCTGATGAGATGGGACTCGGGAAAACTGTAGAAGTACTGGCTCTTATTCTGTGTCACACCCGGCAAAACCTGGAGCACGGTGCTCTCGCGTTACCTGTG GGACAATCTGTGAATTATTTTGTCCCTCCACCTCCATTAGAGAGACAAAGAACCATCGAGCGAGAGGTGAGACCCAAGGAGAAGATTGTATATCCAG CTGTTCGCGAGATGTTGTTGACCGCGATACAAGAGATGAAAGTTGGGAAGGGAGCGTCAGTCAATGCCATTTTTACATATCTAAGGACCGCGTACAAGTATGACACCCTGAAGAATCGGAATCACATAAAGAAGATCTTGAGTAAACTCATGAGCGAGAACATCGTGCAGCAGATCAAAGGACGAGGGTTAGCAGGATCCTTCAAACTGGGGAAGAactacaaagaaaagaaaaagaaacctGCCACCCCTCGAAGT aagTCAACAGAAACAGCCACTCCCAGGAGAACATCTCGACGGGTTTCTGGTCAGGAGAAGGAGGCGACCATGACCTCCTACACCACCGCATCAGATTCTGAAGACACACTGAGCAGCGTGGAGCCTCCTCTCCTCGCCGAGGAACTAAAGAGTGAACCAAAATCTCTTCTGGagtcacacacaacacaacacaagacATCAGAAGATACGACCGATGAAGATGATAAAGAAACAGCCGTGTGTCTTCAAGATGAACCCAAACGTGAAGCAACGGAGATCTCTAAACCAGAACCTGGAACCCCAACCAGAGCGTCTGTGTTCCCGTTCAACACGTCTGATTACCGCTTCGAGTGCATCTGTGGAGAGCTCGGTCTGGTGGACTGCAAGGCTCGTGTCCAGTGTCTGAACTGTCTGCTGTGGCAACACGCCGAGTGTGTGAATTATAAAGAGGAGAACCTGGAGACCACGCCGTTCTACTGCCCTCACTGTCTTGTGGCCATGAAGCCCGTGTCCACCGGTGCCACCCTGATCATCTCGCCCAGCCCCATCTGTCACCAGTGGGTGGATGAAATAAACCGCCACATCCACACATCATCCCTCCGAGTTCTG GTGTACCAGGGCGTAAAGAGACACGGTTTCATCCAGCCACACATTCTGGCCGAACAAGATGTGGTGATCACCACTTACGACGTGTTGCGCACTGAACTCAATTATGTCGACATCCCCCACAGCAATAGCATAGACGGCCGGCGATTCCGCAACCAGAAGCGATACATGGCCGTGCCGAGTCCTCTGGTGGCCGTGGAGTGGTGGCGCATCTGTCTGGATGAAGCTCAGATGGTGGAGTGCACAACTGCAAAG GCTGCAGAAATGGCCTTGCGTCTCACATCTGTGAATCGTTGGTGTGTCAGTGGAACTCCTGTGCAGAGAGGTTTAGAAG ATTTGTATGGACTCATACTGTTCTTGGGAGTCGACCCTTACTGGGTCAAATACTGGTGGGATCAGTTACTCTACCGCCCATATCGCCATGGGAACACGGGACCTCTCTACAGCGTCATCGGTCAACTACTATGGCGATCTGCCAAAAAAGACGTCATCGATCAG ATCCAGATTCCCCCTCAGACGGAGGAGATCCACTGGCTCAACTTCTCCCCGGTGGAGGGACATTTTTATCACCGTCAGCACGAGGTTTGTTCCCAGGATGCTCTTCTCAAGCTGAGGAAGATCTCGGATTGGTCGCTGAAGCTGGGCAGTTTGGACCGGCGTACGGTGTCGACCATACTGTACCCGCTGTTGCGTCTGCGTCAGGCCTGCTGTCACCCGCAGGCCGTCAGAGGAGAATTCCTGCCCTTTCAGAAAAG CACAATGACGATGGAGGAGTTGTTAAAGTCCCTGCAGAAGAAGTGTCGTGTGGAGTGTGAAGAAGCTCACAGACAGCTGGTGTGCGCTCTCAACGGTCTGGCAGGAATCCACATCATCAGAG GTGAGTTCGTGGAAGCAGTGGAGATGTACAGAGAGGTGCTGCGCTCATCTGAAGAACATAAAGAAAGGCTGAAAACTGATTCACTTCAG AGGCTTCATGCTTCTCACAACCTGATGGAACTTCTGAATGCAAAGCATCCTGGGATTCCACCAACTCTGAGAGATGACCGTCTGAAAGATGAG gCTGAACAGCTGAAACAGCATTACATGGCCAAGGTGAATTCCGAGGTGTCTGAAGCCCATCAGAACCTTCAGCCTGTTCTTCAGCACATTAAGGAGCTAAAGCGCAAG GTGAACCTTCGCGCCCCCTGGTGGCTGGACGTCATACAGCAAACCATTCAGCACTCCACGGATGACGACCTCGTGAGCCGGATCCAGAATGAGCTTACATGCAGTTATAAACAAGAAGCCAACAAGCTTTCAATGGCTGACAA GTTTCGTGACGGTCGTGGTCTCCAGTTTTTGCTCAGCACTCAAATGGATGATCTGATGAAATCTCAGAAAACGGTTCAGGATGCCGTAAAGAAGCTGGAAGGACCGCCGTCTCAACAAGTCATCGAGGAAGCGACACTTTGCCACCTGCGACCCGTTCGACTTCCACTAAACAA TTGTGTGTTTTGCAAAGCCGACGAACTTTTTACGGACTACGAGTCAAAACTGTTCTCTCATAC GGTCAAAGGGCAGACGGCCATCTTTGAAGAGATGATCGAGGATGAGGACGGGCTGGTAGACGACAGACTCCCCACAACCAGTCGTGGTCTCTGGGCGGCCAGCGAGATGGAGCGAGCCCTTAAAACCATTTTGTCCTTCGCCAAGATCCGCCGCATGGAGTCTGGCCTTACAGAAGAGGGAAACGCCTTTATGGAGCTCTTTGAGTCCTGGAAGAAAGAATATAAG cTGTTGCACGAGTACTGGATGTCTCTGCGAGATCACGTGTCGGCTAAAGATGAGCTGGGCATGGCCACAGAACGTCTGCGTGTGCGGTTACCTGGTGAACCCAAACCCAAAGTCCTGCACATCATAGAACCACACGAG GTGGAACAGAACAGAGTCAAGCTGATCAATGACCGAGCAGTCGCCAAATCACAACTGCAGAAAAAGCTCGGCCAGTTTCTCTACCTTACAAACCTGGAGAAG tccCAGGACAAATCCACAGGTGGTCTGAATCCAGAACCGTGTCCCATCTGTGCTCGCCCGCTGGGTCAGGAG TGGGCCGTACTCACCTGTGGACACTGTTTCTGTAACGAGTGCATCGCCATCATCGTGGAGCAGTACAGCTTCGGCAACCGACGGCGAGCCATAAAGTGTGCGATATGTCGACAGACCACCTCACATTCAGAAATCTCGTACGTCTTCACCACTCAGAGCGCCGACCAGGGCCAGGACATCCCTGTGAAG GGTAGCCACTCCACGAAGGTCGAAGCTGTGGTTCGAGTCCTAAAGAAAATCCAGATGAGCGACCCGGGAGCCAAGTCTCTGGTGTTCTCCACG TGGCAGGGCGTCCTGGACATCATTGCAAAAGCACTTTTCGACAACAACATGGAGTTCGCGCAGATCAATGGGATTCACAAGTTTCAG GAGAACCTGAGTGCTTTCAAATATGAAGAAAAGATCAACATCCTGCTGCTGCCGCTGCACACGGGTTCAAATGGCCTGAACATCATCGAGGCGACACACGTGCTGCTGGTGGAACCCATTCTAAACCCCGCCCACGAGCTGCAGGCCATCGGGAGAGTGCATCGGATTGGTCAGACCAA ACCTACGTTTGTGCATCGGTTCCTGATCAAGTCCACCATTGAGGAGCGGATGCAGGCCATGCTCAAAACAGCGGAAAAGAC TCACAGTTCTACGCCCATGAAGCATTCGGAGGCCTCTGTGTTTACCGTGGCAGACCTGGCCGAGCTGTTTACAGAGGACGGCGAAGCTCTTGAGTAA
- the shprh gene encoding E3 ubiquitin-protein ligase SHPRH isoform X1, producing the protein MSSRRKRAPPARVDEEAKRRLNWNMHEDRRTEGDFEDVQGTFPTTSDSCRSGSVLERSLHEQGEERPSEEGPSCSTQDSIPDTTELSVLPLSALDQGWNVLIGEFDLCPKIPIELGDDIFCLQQTGDRLSLNVNCHEPEDESGSSGPFVPVDCSFGGLLLEDLDWLQKRKIIQLCHTSGDGSLKLKIFLLDSGIGRPEFLSDGNGRIRKANQLLQKLMELFYDFIIPEVMENEEEECDTDLERQNVEELYDYVRHLHQTEEAEPSFDAQHPGLIPVLRAYQRQAVNWMLKREKKNSSSSQGQRLHFLWREVVTVCGKKLFYNPYTGCLIREFPLAGVDWPGGILADEMGLGKTVEVLALILCHTRQNLEHGALALPVGQSVNYFVPPPPLERQRTIEREVRPKEKIVYPAVREMLLTAIQEMKVGKGASVNAIFTYLRTAYKYDTLKNRNHIKKILSKLMSENIVQQIKGRGLAGSFKLGKNYKEKKKKPATPRSKSTETATPRRTSRRVSGQEKEATMTSYTTASDSEDTLSSVEPPLLAEELKSEPKSLLESHTTQHKTSEDTTDEDDKETAVCLQDEPKREATEISKPEPGTPTRASVFPFNTSDYRFECICGELGLVDCKARVQCLNCLLWQHAECVNYKEENLETTPFYCPHCLVAMKPVSTGATLIISPSPICHQWVDEINRHIHTSSLRVLVYQGVKRHGFIQPHILAEQDVVITTYDVLRTELNYVDIPHSNSIDGRRFRNQKRYMAVPSPLVAVEWWRICLDEAQMVECTTAKAAEMALRLTSVNRWCVSGTPVQRGLEDLYGLILFLGVDPYWVKYWWDQLLYRPYRHGNTGPLYSVIGQLLWRSAKKDVIDQIQIPPQTEEIHWLNFSPVEGHFYHRQHEVCSQDALLKLRKISDWSLKLGSLDRRTVSTILYPLLRLRQACCHPQAVRGEFLPFQKSTMTMEELLKSLQKKCRVECEEAHRQLVCALNGLAGIHIIRGEFVEAVEMYREVLRSSEEHKERLKTDSLQRLHASHNLMELLNAKHPGIPPTLRDDRLKDEAEQLKQHYMAKVNSEVSEAHQNLQPVLQHIKELKRKVNLRAPWWLDVIQQTIQHSTDDDLVSRIQNELTCSYKQEANKLSMADKFRDGRGLQFLLSTQMDDLMKSQKTVQDAVKKLEGPPSQQVIEEATLCHLRPVRLPLNNCVFCKADELFTDYESKLFSHTVKGQTAIFEEMIEDEDGLVDDRLPTTSRGLWAASEMERALKTILSFAKIRRMESGLTEEGNAFMELFESWKKEYKLLHEYWMSLRDHVSAKDELGMATERLRVRLPGEPKPKVLHIIEPHEVEQNRVKLINDRAVAKSQLQKKLGQFLYLTNLEKSQDKSTGGLNPEPCPICARPLGQEWAVLTCGHCFCNECIAIIVEQYSFGNRRRAIKCAICRQTTSHSEISYVFTTQSADQGQDIPVKGSHSTKVEAVVRVLKKIQMSDPGAKSLVFSTWQGVLDIIAKALFDNNMEFAQINGIHKFQENLSAFKYEEKINILLLPLHTGSNGLNIIEATHVLLVEPILNPAHELQAIGRVHRIGQTKPTFVHRFLIKSTIEERMQAMLKTAEKTHSSTPMKHSEASVFTVADLAELFTEDGEALE; encoded by the exons ATGAGCAGCAGAAGGAAACGCGCGCCCCCCGCGCGCGTGGACGAGGAGGCCAAAAGGAGATTGAACTGGAACATGCATGAAGATCGTAGAACTGAAGGAGATTTTGAAGACGTTCAGGGGACATTTCCAACAACATCTGACAGCTGTCGGTCTGGATCAGTGCTAGAGAGAAGCCTGCATGAG CAGGGAGAAGAACGACCATCAGAAGAAGGACCGAGCTGCTCCACGCAGGATTCAATCCCAGATACCACAGAACTGAGCGTACTGCCCCTTTCTGCTCTGGATCAAGGGTGGAATGTTCTGATCGGAGAGTTTGACCTGTGTCCAAAGATTCCTATTGAACTTGGAGACGATATTTTCTGTCTTCAGCAAACAGGTGACAGACTGAGTTTAAACGTCAATTGTCATGAGCCGGAGGATGAGAGTGGCAGCTCCGGTCCTTTTGTGCCGGTGGATTGTTCTTTTGGTGGATTATTGCTGGAGGATCTGGACTGGCTACAGAAGAGGAAAATCATTCAACTGTGTCACACGTCAGGAGATGGATCCCTGAAG cTGAAAATATTTCTTCTCGATTCGGGGATCGGGAGGCCAGAATTCCTCAGTGACGGAAATGGGCGCATCAGAAAGGCCAACCAACTACTGCAGAAATTAATGGAGTTGTTCTATGACTTCATCATCCCTG AGGTGATGGAGAATGAGGAGGAGGAGTGCGACACAGATCTAGAACGTCAGAACGTCGAGGAACTGTATGATTATGTCAGACATCTCCACCAGACGGAGGAGGCGGAGCCGAGCTTTGACGCCCAGCACCCGGGTCTCATCCCGGTTCTGAGAGCCTATCAGAGGCAAGCGGTCAACTGGATgctgaagagagagaagaagaacaGCAGCAGCTCTCAGg GACAAAGATTGCACTTTCTTTGGCGAGAAGTGGTCACAGTTTGTGGCAAGAAACTCTTTTACAATCCCTACACCGGATG CTTGATCCGAGAGTTTCCTCTGGCCGGAGTCGACTGGCCCGGCGGGATCCTTGCTGATGAGATGGGACTCGGGAAAACTGTAGAAGTACTGGCTCTTATTCTGTGTCACACCCGGCAAAACCTGGAGCACGGTGCTCTCGCGTTACCTGTG GGACAATCTGTGAATTATTTTGTCCCTCCACCTCCATTAGAGAGACAAAGAACCATCGAGCGAGAGGTGAGACCCAAGGAGAAGATTGTATATCCAG CTGTTCGCGAGATGTTGTTGACCGCGATACAAGAGATGAAAGTTGGGAAGGGAGCGTCAGTCAATGCCATTTTTACATATCTAAGGACCGCGTACAAGTATGACACCCTGAAGAATCGGAATCACATAAAGAAGATCTTGAGTAAACTCATGAGCGAGAACATCGTGCAGCAGATCAAAGGACGAGGGTTAGCAGGATCCTTCAAACTGGGGAAGAactacaaagaaaagaaaaagaaacctGCCACCCCTCGAAGT aagTCAACAGAAACAGCCACTCCCAGGAGAACATCTCGACGGGTTTCTGGTCAGGAGAAGGAGGCGACCATGACCTCCTACACCACCGCATCAGATTCTGAAGACACACTGAGCAGCGTGGAGCCTCCTCTCCTCGCCGAGGAACTAAAGAGTGAACCAAAATCTCTTCTGGagtcacacacaacacaacacaagacATCAGAAGATACGACCGATGAAGATGATAAAGAAACAGCCGTGTGTCTTCAAGATGAACCCAAACGTGAAGCAACGGAGATCTCTAAACCAGAACCTGGAACCCCAACCAGAGCGTCTGTGTTCCCGTTCAACACGTCTGATTACCGCTTCGAGTGCATCTGTGGAGAGCTCGGTCTGGTGGACTGCAAGGCTCGTGTCCAGTGTCTGAACTGTCTGCTGTGGCAACACGCCGAGTGTGTGAATTATAAAGAGGAGAACCTGGAGACCACGCCGTTCTACTGCCCTCACTGTCTTGTGGCCATGAAGCCCGTGTCCACCGGTGCCACCCTGATCATCTCGCCCAGCCCCATCTGTCACCAGTGGGTGGATGAAATAAACCGCCACATCCACACATCATCCCTCCGAGTTCTG GTGTACCAGGGCGTAAAGAGACACGGTTTCATCCAGCCACACATTCTGGCCGAACAAGATGTGGTGATCACCACTTACGACGTGTTGCGCACTGAACTCAATTATGTCGACATCCCCCACAGCAATAGCATAGACGGCCGGCGATTCCGCAACCAGAAGCGATACATGGCCGTGCCGAGTCCTCTGGTGGCCGTGGAGTGGTGGCGCATCTGTCTGGATGAAGCTCAGATGGTGGAGTGCACAACTGCAAAG GCTGCAGAAATGGCCTTGCGTCTCACATCTGTGAATCGTTGGTGTGTCAGTGGAACTCCTGTGCAGAGAGGTTTAGAAG ATTTGTATGGACTCATACTGTTCTTGGGAGTCGACCCTTACTGGGTCAAATACTGGTGGGATCAGTTACTCTACCGCCCATATCGCCATGGGAACACGGGACCTCTCTACAGCGTCATCGGTCAACTACTATGGCGATCTGCCAAAAAAGACGTCATCGATCAG ATCCAGATTCCCCCTCAGACGGAGGAGATCCACTGGCTCAACTTCTCCCCGGTGGAGGGACATTTTTATCACCGTCAGCACGAGGTTTGTTCCCAGGATGCTCTTCTCAAGCTGAGGAAGATCTCGGATTGGTCGCTGAAGCTGGGCAGTTTGGACCGGCGTACGGTGTCGACCATACTGTACCCGCTGTTGCGTCTGCGTCAGGCCTGCTGTCACCCGCAGGCCGTCAGAGGAGAATTCCTGCCCTTTCAGAAAAG CACAATGACGATGGAGGAGTTGTTAAAGTCCCTGCAGAAGAAGTGTCGTGTGGAGTGTGAAGAAGCTCACAGACAGCTGGTGTGCGCTCTCAACGGTCTGGCAGGAATCCACATCATCAGAG GTGAGTTCGTGGAAGCAGTGGAGATGTACAGAGAGGTGCTGCGCTCATCTGAAGAACATAAAGAAAGGCTGAAAACTGATTCACTTCAG AGGCTTCATGCTTCTCACAACCTGATGGAACTTCTGAATGCAAAGCATCCTGGGATTCCACCAACTCTGAGAGATGACCGTCTGAAAGATGAG gCTGAACAGCTGAAACAGCATTACATGGCCAAGGTGAATTCCGAGGTGTCTGAAGCCCATCAGAACCTTCAGCCTGTTCTTCAGCACATTAAGGAGCTAAAGCGCAAG GTGAACCTTCGCGCCCCCTGGTGGCTGGACGTCATACAGCAAACCATTCAGCACTCCACGGATGACGACCTCGTGAGCCGGATCCAGAATGAGCTTACATGCAGTTATAAACAAGAAGCCAACAAGCTTTCAATGGCTGACAA GTTTCGTGACGGTCGTGGTCTCCAGTTTTTGCTCAGCACTCAAATGGATGATCTGATGAAATCTCAGAAAACGGTTCAGGATGCCGTAAAGAAGCTGGAAGGACCGCCGTCTCAACAAGTCATCGAGGAAGCGACACTTTGCCACCTGCGACCCGTTCGACTTCCACTAAACAA TTGTGTGTTTTGCAAAGCCGACGAACTTTTTACGGACTACGAGTCAAAACTGTTCTCTCATAC GGTCAAAGGGCAGACGGCCATCTTTGAAGAGATGATCGAGGATGAGGACGGGCTGGTAGACGACAGACTCCCCACAACCAGTCGTGGTCTCTGGGCGGCCAGCGAGATGGAGCGAGCCCTTAAAACCATTTTGTCCTTCGCCAAGATCCGCCGCATGGAGTCTGGCCTTACAGAAGAGGGAAACGCCTTTATGGAGCTCTTTGAGTCCTGGAAGAAAGAATATAAG cTGTTGCACGAGTACTGGATGTCTCTGCGAGATCACGTGTCGGCTAAAGATGAGCTGGGCATGGCCACAGAACGTCTGCGTGTGCGGTTACCTGGTGAACCCAAACCCAAAGTCCTGCACATCATAGAACCACACGAG GTGGAACAGAACAGAGTCAAGCTGATCAATGACCGAGCAGTCGCCAAATCACAACTGCAGAAAAAGCTCGGCCAGTTTCTCTACCTTACAAACCTGGAGAAG tccCAGGACAAATCCACAGGTGGTCTGAATCCAGAACCGTGTCCCATCTGTGCTCGCCCGCTGGGTCAGGAG TGGGCCGTACTCACCTGTGGACACTGTTTCTGTAACGAGTGCATCGCCATCATCGTGGAGCAGTACAGCTTCGGCAACCGACGGCGAGCCATAAAGTGTGCGATATGTCGACAGACCACCTCACATTCAGAAATCTCGTACGTCTTCACCACTCAGAGCGCCGACCAGGGCCAGGACATCCCTGTGAAG GGTAGCCACTCCACGAAGGTCGAAGCTGTGGTTCGAGTCCTAAAGAAAATCCAGATGAGCGACCCGGGAGCCAAGTCTCTGGTGTTCTCCACG TGGCAGGGCGTCCTGGACATCATTGCAAAAGCACTTTTCGACAACAACATGGAGTTCGCGCAGATCAATGGGATTCACAAGTTTCAG GAGAACCTGAGTGCTTTCAAATATGAAGAAAAGATCAACATCCTGCTGCTGCCGCTGCACACGGGTTCAAATGGCCTGAACATCATCGAGGCGACACACGTGCTGCTGGTGGAACCCATTCTAAACCCCGCCCACGAGCTGCAGGCCATCGGGAGAGTGCATCGGATTGGTCAGACCAA ACCTACGTTTGTGCATCGGTTCCTGATCAAGTCCACCATTGAGGAGCGGATGCAGGCCATGCTCAAAACAGCGGAAAAGAC TCACAGTTCTACGCCCATGAAGCATTCGGAGGCCTCTGTGTTTACCGTGGCAGACCTGGCCGAGCTGTTTACAGAGGACGGCGAAGCTCTTGAGTAA